The nucleotide sequence CGGCCTCTTCAATGTTGTGAGTAACCAGCACGATCGCTTTAGCCGGGAGCTTGCCGTCCCGCCACAGATCTATCAGGTCATTTCTGAGGTTATCAGCCGTTAACACATCCAGGGCTGAAAAGGGTTCATCCATAAGGAGCACTTCTGGTTCTACCACAAGGGCTCTTGCTATTCCTACACGCTGTCGCATTCCACCACTTAGTTCTCGAGGATAGGCATCCTCAAAACCGTCAAGTCCCACTAAATCTATGGCTTGAAGAGCCCTTCTTCGGATTTCTTCTTTAGGAAGTCCGCTTTTAATAAGCCCTATTTCAACGTTTTCAAGCACGGTAAACCACGGAAAAAGAGCAAAGCTCTGGAACACAACGGCTATCTTGGCATCAGATTCTTTCAGGGGTTTGCCCCGGTATAGCACTTCACCTTCGGTGGGATCCACTAATCTTGCAAGTATTCTCAGCAGAGTAGATTTACCGGCTCCAGATTGACCCAAAATGGCTACAAAGCTTCCGGTGTAAATCTTTAGGTCAATACCTTCAAGCACTACTACCTCACGACCTTTACCAATCAGAAAAGACTTTTTAATATTCTTTGCTTCCAGTATGACTTCCCTTTCCATTAGCTACTCCAGCACATACTTGGTTTTGGCGATGTAAAACAATCGTTTCCACACCAACCTGTTTATTCCTACTACTATAGCGGCCATTACACAGGTGGAAACAAAAAGAAGCCCGAAATCCCCGGAGGCGCTGGACTGACTTATCAGTGCTCCAAGCCCTTTAGTTTTCATTATATCTCCACCAAAGGAAACATATTCACTCACAATCGTTGCATTCCATGCTCCACCTGAAGCAGTAATAAGTCCCGTGACCAGGTAAGGAAAAATGCTTGGAAGAATGAGCACTCGCCACTTTTTCCATCCGGTAACATTGTAGGCTCTGGCTATCTCAATAAGATCTTTGGGAATGGCTGAAGCGCCCGCAATAATATTAAATAAGAGATACCACTGAGTGCCTAAAAGCATCAAAAAGATCGCTCCTATGTCCAGTCCACCTCCAAGTTTTATAAGGAAAAGAATGATAACGGGGAACAGGGCTGTTGCAGGAACACTTGCGGCTATTTGAACAATACCCTGAAGCACATTGGCAGCTCTTGGATTCATCCCTATATAAACACCTGCAGGAAGAGTCCATAAAAGAGCGATAAGGATCGCTGTAGAAGTTCTGGCAAAAGAATAACAGGCTGCCTCGGCAATCATTATTGCATCCTTAAAATTTACTGATGAAACCAGATCTTTGACCTTCGTAATTGCCCAGATAAGAATCAAGCCGATGGCCAGGAGTTCTAAAATTCCAGTCAGTTTACCGATCCATTGAAAAATCTTGCCAAAACGTGGTGATGGTAACCTGTAACTTGATTTTTCAATCCAATCAATGCCATCGCTTAACCAACCCCCGATTTTCCTCAAAACCACGGAAGTGTTAATAAAATCCAGAACAACTGACTCACGCTCTTCCTCTGGGGGTATAGTGTCCATTCTAAATCTCTGTGACCATACAATTAGAGGTCTCCAGATAAGCACATCTAAAACGACTATCATGGCGATCATAGCACCCAGACCGTAAAGCACACACTGTATGTTTCCCTGAGAAGCTGCCATCTGTATATAGGAGCCTATACCAGGAAGGCGGAAATCTCTATCTTCCAAAACAAACATCTCGCAAGCCATAAGAAAAAACCATCCACCAGAAACGGACATCATGCTGTTCCAGATCAGTCCTATAGCGCTTGCGGGAAGGTCAACACGAAGAAATTTAGAAAAACGGTTAAATCCGAAAACTACAGTCACTTCCCGAAATTCTCGAGGAATGGTGTTTATGGAATGGTAATAGCTAAAGGTCATGTTCCAGACCTGTCCGGTAAAAATCAAAACAATAGATGCTATTTCTATTCCGATTCTCTGTCCGGGAAAAAGATTTATCATTGCAAGCACTACAGCAGGAAGGAAAGAAAGAACAGGGATGGACTGAAGAATATCCAGCATGGGTATCATGAGCCGTTCATGCATCTTGCTTCGGGAAGCAGTGTAGCCATACCAGATAGAAAACACCAAAGACAGAGAATAAGCTAAAATCATTCTGACGAGGGATTGAACTGCGTAAGATGGTATGTTTCCTGGATCCAGGTTAATCTGAAGGGATCTCTCTACTGGATAGCTCCACTCGGAGGCGATATACACCACCAGCCCGAGAATTCCACAAAAGAATAAAAAAACAACCACATCAATAAATCTTATTCTGAAAGATTCAAAGGGTATAGTAACAGGAATCTTCACTTGGCTCCCCCCTATCGCACTCGCAATTCCAAAACACTTGAAATGCGAAAATGCTTTCTAAAATCAAACTCGTTAAGCGATGCACATTAGCATCTTGAGAGTTGAAAGACAAAAAACTTTTTAGGGTTTACAGTCAGCAAACCTTTAGCTGACCCATCAACATTATAATCTACCAGAAACTCTCCGTAATGCTGGAGTTTAAAACCCCAAGAAAATGAAGTAGCTTCCCTTTTGCCCAGAAAACCCTTAACTTCAAAGAACACTTCCTGGACCCAGTCTGGGGTTATTCCCTTGCTCCAGCCAGGTTAAGCCCCACAATCCCTATGATAATAAGGATTATGCTCACAATCTTCAGGACGGTTACCGCCTCGCGGAAGAAGAAAATGCCAATCAGGGTTATTAGAGCTGTCCCCAGACCTGACCAAATCGCATAGGCGACACTTACATCAATCTCCTTCAGCGCCAGGGTAACTCCCACAAAGGATGCCGCATAAAAAACAAACAACATAATTGATGGGACCAACCTGGAAAACCCTTCAGAAAGTTTCATTGAAGTGGTGCCGGCAACCTCGAAAATTATCGCCACAATAAGAAATATCCACGCCTTCATTAAAACCTCCCATAGATATTACAGCAACAGGCGTAATGAACAAACACGAACACAATGATATTGCTATTCCCTAAATCAAATTTTGTCCATTAAAGACTTTTGTCAACCTTCCGGGGAGGGTGTTCTAAAAAGTGGGTGATATGTTCGTAGCGCCGGCCATTATCAAAGGGGGAGGAGGAAGTTCTGGCCGTCTGTAGGGGCAGGTCTTGTGCCTGCCCTATTATGGGGCAACCACAAGGGGTTGCCCCTACAATGATGCCTCGAATGACGAAATTCAGCTTGGAAAATCTTCCTAGACTCAGGTGGCTAAAAAACAACTTCAATATATGATTCACCGCATAACTGTGGGACGACACATGGGTTGCCCCCACAATTTATTACGGAGTTTTTAAAACACCCTCACCTTCCAGAGATGGTATCCGAAAATTCAACCTAACCGCACCGTTGCAATAAAGTTAAATCTATCCTAAACAAACCAGAAAACCTTTGTTACAGGGGGTGACAAAAAATGATTCTCTCATCAAAAAGCATCCCCAGCATGGTTATTGAAGAACCAACCGTCATCCGGCAACCTCTAAACAGTAGCGAATGGCAGAAAATCAAGGAAACATTAGCCTTTCATTTCAAAAACGTTGATTCCTTCTCCAGAAGAATGCTCACCAGTTCAGCGATTGCGATAGAGGAACAACTGAAAAAACTCGACGAACTGATGGATTTGCTGTGTATCCACACCTGTCCGTCCTGTGCCGACATTTGTTGTCACGCAAAAAATGTTTTTTACAATGAGGTGGACCTGTTTTTCCTTACAATCCATGGATCTTTTTACCCACCTCATCAGACTCGCTCATCACCGGAACAAAAACTTTGTTCCTATTGGGAACCGCATCGCGGTTGCACCATCCCCAGGCTTTTTCGCCCTTACATCTGTACCTGGTTTATATGTGACAATCAGGTTAAAATCATGGAAAATATGCTAACCATCCGAGAACACCGAGAGGTCATCTCAAGTTATACAATCATCCGCCACCATCGATTAATTCTAGCTTCCTTTTTACCTCCTTTAGAGATAGCTTCAAAAAATATTTGACAAACTGAAACTTTAGGGCTGTTATGATAAAACAAAAGTCGAGAAAGTAGGGGATGTGTAATAGTCAGAACGGGAAAACTAGAGCTGGGAGGAAAAGGAAGATGAAGAAACCGTTATGGGTGCCATCAGAAGAGAAAATTGCTCAGGCAAACATCACTGCTTACATGAAATTTCTGAGCCAAAAATACGCAAAACAGTCCTTTAAGACCTACAAGGAACTCTACGAATGGTCAGTTAACAATATACCCGATTTTTGGGCGAGTGTCTGGGAATTCTGTGGGATCGTCTTCAGCAAACCCTACGACGAAGTGGTGGATGATCCTTTCAAAATGCCGGGAGCCAAATGGTTTAGTGGAGCTCGACTGAATTTTGCAGAAAACCTTTTGAGATACCGTGACGATCAGACAGCCATAGTATTTGTTGGTGAAACTCAACAAAGAAAAACCATAACATACCGTGAACTCTACAAGCTGGTGGGAAAAATATCCCGTGCTCTAAGAAATATGGGTGTTAAGCCGGGGGATCGAGTTGTAGCTTACATGCCAAACATGATTGAAACGGTGGCATTTATGCTTGGAGCCACCAGTGTTGGAGCGATCTGGTCGTCCTGTGCATCGGATATGGGACCTGAAGCTGTTTATGATCGTTTCGGTCAGGTAGAACCCAAGGTTCTTCTAACGGTTGACGGCTATTTCTACAAAGGCAAACAATTCGATACCTTCTCAAACGCTCTAAAGCTTGCCAGCAAAATGCCATCTCTAGAAAAGGTTGTTGTTGTGTCCTACGCAGGAAATCAAATAGATCTCTCACAGATGCCCAAAGCAGTAAGGTTTGAAGAATTTATCGGTGCAGAAGATGTGGATCCCGTATTTGAGCAACTTCCTTTTGATCATCCTGTTTACATCATGTTTTCTTCCGGAACCACAGGAAAGCCAAAGTGTATGGTTCAGAGCGCAGGTGGAGTGCTGATAAATCATCTAAAAGAGTTGATCATCCATTCTGATCTCAAACGAGAAGACAAAATATTTTATATCACAACCTGTAGCTGGATGATGTGGAACTGGCTTGTAAGCTCGCTCGCTGTGGGATCAACAATGGTGCTTTATGACGGCAATCCACTCTATCCAGACGCCTATGCTATGTGGCAGATGGCTGAACGCGAGAAAATAACCATATTCGGACTAAGCGCAAGCTATGTTAATGCACTTAGAAAAGAAGGCATAAGCCCTGGCAAGAAATGTGATCTTTCCGCTCTAAAACAAATTTCTCAGACTGGCTCTCCTCTATCAGCGGATGGTTTTGAATATGTTTACTCAGACATCAAGAAAGATCTTCATTTTAATTCCATTTCCGGTGGCACCGACATAAATGGTTGTTTTGCCATCGGAAGCCCCATTCAGCATGTTTATGCCGGTGAACTTCAGGGACCTGCTCTGGGAATGAGAGTAAAGGCTTATGACGAGAATGGGAATCATATATGGGATCGAGAAGGAGAACTGGTCTGTGAAGCTGCCGCTCCATCAATGCCGCTCTATTTCTGGAACGATCCTGATGGATCCAAATATCGAGGTGCCTACTTTGAGTTCTTCCCCGGAAAAAACGTATGGCGTCACGGCGATTATGTAATTTTCCACTCTGACACCGGTGGTATTACATTTTTAGGGCGATCCGACTCAGTTTTGAAGCCTTCGGGAGTCCGCATTGGAACCGCGGAAATCTACAATCAGGTGGAAAATATCCCTGAAGTTGCGGACAGCCTGGCTATAGGCCAAAACTGGCAGGGCGATCAGCGTATAATACTTTTTGTCAAAATGAAGGAAGGTTATAAGCTAACGGACGAAGTCAAAGAAAAGATAAAAACTGTTCTTCGCAAAAACGCCTCTCCGAGACATGTTCCAGCAAAAATTATTGAAGTGCCCGACATTCCATACACAAGGAACATGAAAAAGGTCGAAAGCGCTGTAACGAATCTAATTCATGGTCGCCCTGTAACTAACGTGGAAGCTCTTGTCAATCCGGAATGCCTGGAATTCTTCAAGAATTTGCCAGAACTTGAAAGTTAGAAAATTACTGGCTAAGGAGCAATAGGGGTGGACATTTCCTGTTCACCCCGATTTTTTTAGATCAGATTTATAGTGAAGATTTTGAAGAACTTTGTATAAAAAACAAGTTGCTTAGCTTTATAAGTTAGTTACATAAACAAGTGAGCTTTGGTATTCATCAAGGAGGGAAAAGACTTATCGCAGTATGAATAACGCGTGGATTGCATTCGGCCTGACAGCCTTTGCGGGCATGGCAACGTCAATCGGCAGTATCATAGCCTTCACTTCCAAAAAACCAAATTACCGGTTTCTCTCAATAGCAACAGGATTCTCAGCAGGTGCAATGATTTATGTTTCATTTGTGGAGATACTTTTCAAAAGTGCAAAATACTTATCAGAACGTTACGGAGATTACACAGGTAACTGGATCAATGTAGCTTCCTTCTTTGGTGGGATATTGCTGATTGGTCTCATCGACAATTTTGTTCCGTCCGCAGAAAATCCTCATGAAACCCACTCGGAAGCAGAAACTCAGTTGTCCCAAAATAAGTCCATCTCGGTAGTGGATCTTGAGTCATCAAAAGCTACGCCTGTGCTACATTGCGGATCCCAAGACCATGGTGTTAATCACCATAAGTTTATGCGTATAGGCTTTTTCGTAGCGCTAGCCATAGGAATTCACAACTTTCCGGAAGGATTCGCCACTTTCCTGGCTGCCTTAGAAAGCCCCAGCTTGGGTGTGCCAATTGCTATAGCAATCGCTCTTCATAACATCCCTGAGGGAATCAGCGTATCTGTCCCTATTCTACACGCCACCAGGAGTCGCATGAAAGCTTTAATATACTCCGCACTCAGTGGAATGTCTGAACCTATCGGAGCTGTTATTGGATACCTTGCGATTCGTTTCTACTTTGGAAGCGAAACTGTGGTGATCCCGTCGGAGATCATGGGCATCCTTTTTGGTGGTGTGGCAGGAATTATGGTGTATATAAGTTTGGATGAACTTATTCCGATAAGCAAAGCTTACGGAAAGGGTCACGATAGTATTTACGGAATAGTGGCTGGCATGCTGGTAATGGCCTTGAGTCTATCCCTAATGAAATGATCACATTAGCCAACAAAAAGAACTTGAGGTAAACTGCTAACATCGTGAGAGCACACAAAGCAACAACAAAGGGGGATAAACCATGACAGGTTCTAAGGCTGGCACAGCCATAGAAACCATGTTTATAGACGAACTGGAAGACTACCGGGCCAATCGCAAAGAAAAAGATTACGAACTAATAGATGTTAGAGAACCCGAAGAATATCTCGCCGGTCATATTCCAGGGGCAAGGTTAATGCCACTAAGTCGTTTTGAAGAACTTTTAGGGTCATTGGAGTCGGACAAAGACCTTCTTCTGTATTGCGGTAGCGGAAAAAGATCTATGATTGCCGCTTTAATGATAGCCGAAAGCGACCTGAAACCGGCTCGAACAATAAACTTACAAGGAGGCTACTCAGCCTGGGATGGTAAAGAATTGACCGGTTTCCCCAAAATAAACCTTTTTGCTGATAAGACATCTCTTCATGAAATATTGCAGGAAGCTATAAATTTAGAAAAAGGGGCTTTTCGTTTTTACACTCTATCCGCGGCTCAAGAATCTGCCTGGGCAGACACAGCCAAGAAATTGATTAACTGGGAACGCCACCACGCTCAAACCGTTTACCATATTCTGGAATCCTTATCCCCAAAAAAACCTCTGCTGCCCCCCTTTGAAGAACTTTTTGAAACCTTACCAGGTAATATTCTGGAAGGAGGAGAACCCCTGGAAGAAGCTATTAATAAATTGAAAGCTCTTCCCATCTCTTCCTGCTATGCCTTTGCTGAACTGGCTCTGGATATAGAATACCACGCCTATGACCTGTATAAAAATGCTTCAACATTAGCAAAGGATGCTAGGACTTCGGAAATTCTCAAAGAACTCGCAGACCAGGAAAAAAGTCATATTCTCTTCATAGCTAAAGTGTTCGCCTCGTGCAGGACCTGAAATAGTAATAAGGAAAGACATTGATCAACTGCAACAAGGAAAGACTTACGGAATCCCAGATAGAACTGTCAGAAGCCCAAAGAAAACTTAAAAAGGTCGAAGAACTCAATCTAAAATAAAGCGAACCAGCGAAAGCCTAGAAAAAAACTGATTTTATAATAGAATAACACTCTCATAGCTGGGAAATAACTGAGCACAGAGTCCAGAAACAAACAGAGGTATAAAAAGCATGATGAACTTGCCACAAGTTAACAAAGCAAGCCATATTACTGCCCTGCTGCTTTTAATTTTAAAAGGATTTCTCCTGCCGGTATCATCTTCGGCATCATCAAAACTGATTGATGATCTAATACGGGACCAGCGTAATTTTTATTCCGTAGATAGATTGTTCCGAATTGGAGTAGCCTTTGGCATAGGAGCCACAATGGCAAATTCAACCTTTGACGAAAAGGTTCAAAATTATTACCAGGATCATATTAGAAATAGTGGCAGCGATGCCTTTTCAAAAGGTGTGAGAATCTTTGGAGATGGAAAATACCTTGTGCCTATCTCCTTCGCATTGGCGAGCATATCTTTTATTCAGGAAGACTCTCTAATCGGCGATTTTGGTTACAAGATTTTTAGATCATACATTGCGGGTGGTTTGCCTCTACTGGCAACCCAGCGCCTTACCGGTGCAGGAAGACCTGGGGAGCATGATCACGGATCTAAATGGCGTCCTTTAGATGACGGCAACGGTGTAAGTAGCCATGCTTTCATTGGGGCTGTTCCCTTTCTTGTGGCAGCCAGGATGAACGATAATTCCTTTATAAAATACGCATTATACGCTATTTCCCTAGCCCCGGCATTCTCAAGGATCAACGATAATGCCCACTATTTTTCCCAAGCCGCTTTAGGATGGTATATAGCCTATGAGTCAACAGGAGCCGTATTTGATACAGAAAAAAATAAAAGCATTTCTATTGTTCCTATGATTGGCCAAAATACTTATGGTGTAACTTTTTTAGTTCCTTGGTAGAAATTTTTATTTTCTCAACACACATACAATACCCCCTCCTATGTAGATTTTTTGTTTTCCTAGAGAGCCCTACTTTATTTATCTAAAAAAATAAGCTTTTTAACGATTTTTCCACAAAACACATTCGATTTTTAATTTGCCTTGCACATCGTATTAGTTAAAACATTATTGCATTATAAACCTTTTCTAATAAAAGAATAACTTAGCAAATTTTAATTGAACTCTTATTAGGAGGAAAAATAAGGCAGGATGTATGATCCTTTTAGCAATCACGAAATGTCAGGCGAAGCAAGAGAAAGCTCACTCCATCAGCAACAGGTGATAACTAGGCTAAAAGGACTTTGAAATCATGCAGAAATACTTAGTTAACTTTATAACCTCTCTCATAACCTCTATCGCTGGAGAACGATTTTAGGTAAAAAATCATTTGCCTTTCTAACTGAAAATAAAACCAGGGAAGATCCGGAGATAAACGGGGGCCATCTAATTCTGATTCCCGAAAATCAAAAGCTCTATTCAAACAGAGTTTTAGTGGATCTATCCCATAAGGATTGTCTCACCCCAACGCCCTCACCCTTTCGAAGTTAACCTGCCTTAAGCGATACAAGTACCAGGTGTAGAGCTAACTTTAGAGAAAGGAGGGTAATGTTATGTTTAAAAGAATGAAACTGGGCGCAAAAATTGGTACCGGCTTTGGGTTTTTGATAGTGATCTCCCTGATAGTGGGTGCTGTTTCTGTTTTTAACATGCATTATGTTAGAGATGGAGTTGACAAACTCTCCAGGGAGTACACACCTGAGGCCATTTTAGCAAGCGAGCTTGAAAGGCGCGTTTACCGAACCATGTATAACATTAGGGGCTATGGGTTTACCGGTGATAAGAAATTTTACGAGGAAGGCATGACCGCCATGGCCCAGGTTAAAGAAACCATCGCAAAACTCGAAGACCTTGCCTCCAGGTCTGTCCATTCAGTCCGCTTAAAGGAATCTTTGGAAGAAATAAAAAAGAAGCTGAGTGAGTATGAGGGACTGGTAGAGAGAACCAAAAAACTCATAACTCAGCAGCAGGAAGCTGCTACACGTATGCGCAGTACGGCCGGTGTTTATATGGAAAACGTCTATAGAGTCTTAAATGATCAAAATAGCTCAATGGAAAGAGAAATTAACGAAGGAGCCTCCCAGGAAGCCTTAAAAGAGAGGCTTAAAAAGATAACCCTTGTTAACAACTTGATAGATCAGGGAAATTTCGCTCGTATAGCTAATCTTATGTCTAGGGCAAATCGTGACAGCAAGATTATGGAAGAAGGCATTAAGAAGGTCTTTCCTGAGATAGAGAAAAATTATAATGAACTGCGGCTACTTCTTCGGGTTGAGGCTGACAAGGAAGCTTTGGAAAAGGTGTGGCAGTCAGCTAGGACCTACAAGGAGAAAATGTAGGAATGGCTTTCAATTTCCAATGAACTGGAGCAAGTGCATACTGCTCGTACTGAAACTGGCACAAAGGTGCTTGAACTGGCTCGGGATCTTATGAAAACTGCCGGAGACCACACTTTAAATATTGCCAGGGAATCATCTTCTTTGCTTAATAAGGCATCCACAGTGACGATCATCGGTTTGGGTGTGGCATTTGTAGCTGGAGTTTTATTTGCTTATTTCATAACTCGTTCTATTACGAATCCCATCAACAGGGCTGTTGACATACTCAGTAGCGTGTCTAATCAGGTTGCGACAGTTTCAGCCCAGGTTTCGGAAGCAAGCCAGTCCTTAGCGGAAGGGGCAAGTGAGCAGGCCTCTGCCATAGAGGAAACCTCGTCTTCCCTGGAAGAAATGGCTTCAATGGTCAAACAGAATGCAGATAATGCGGTTCAAGCAAAAAATTGTATGGCTGAAGCAAGGGAAATCGTTTCGAAGGTTAACAGACACATGAACGACATGGCCGAAGCAATAGAAGATATAAGAAAGTCGAGCGAGGCAACAGAAAAGATCATAAAGACCATAGACGAGATAGCCTTTCAAACGAACCTGTTGGCTCTTAATGCCGCCGTTGAGGCAGCAAGAGCGGGAGAGGCAGGAGCCGGATTTGCGGTGGTGGCTGAAGAGGTGCGGAAACTTGCCATGAGGGCGGCGGAGGCAGCCAAGAGCACTGCCGAACTTATTGAGAAAATAATCAGATCTGTAAAGGCGGGTAGCGAGATTACTGAAGCCACTAAAGAAGCCTTTAAGGAGAATGTTGAGATAGCGGAGAAGGTTGGCTTGCTGGTGGATGAGATTGCCACGGCCTCGTCAGAACAGGCTCAGGGTATAGAGCAGATCAACAAGGCTGTCAGTGAAATGGACAAGGTGGTTCAGCAGAATGTGGCTAATGCTGAAGAATCAGCCGCGGCAGCAGAAGAAATGAATGCTCAGGCCGGTGAGATGAAAACAATAGTTCAGGAACTGGTGGCCCTCATAAGAGGGAGCTTAAATGTGACTGGGTTAGGAACATCCTTTGAGCGTGAGCGGGCTAAATTGCCTTCGAAAGCTTCTGAAAAGGGTCAGATAAAAGTCCTTAAGCCTAAAATGAAGGTTCTTGAGTCAAGTCATGATCACACCAAGGCCCTAGCAAAACAGGAGGTGAAGCCCCACCAGATCATACCTCTTGACGAGCAAGACTTTAAAGATTTTTGAGTTTAGAAAAGAGTTTAAATTGAGATCAAGCCTGGAGGGGGTGTTCTAGAATTTCTCTTATGAAGTGGCGAAATATAGAAAAGTCAGGAACGAAATTCAGCCTGGAAGACCTTCCCGGACCCAGGTAGCTAAAAAACGACCTCAATATACGATTACCCACATAACTGTAGGGGCGACACATGCGTCGTCCCTACAATTTATTACGGAGTTTTTAGAACACCCTCAAGTCTGGAATGGATCTATTAAAAAGTATAGAGGTGTTAATTATAGAAATTTTTCGAGAAAGCTCGCCGGAAAAGGATCGCCGTGGCCCGGATAAAGGTGCTTTGCTCCGGTATCAAGAAGAAGACGCCAGCTCAAAAGCAGGGCTTCTTTGTCCTCGGCAAAGGGAGGAAAGAGGGATCCACCTAAAAATGCGGGGAGATTCGCTGCACTGTCTCCAATAAAGCACATGCCGTTTTCCAGGATAACCGAAAGGGATCCAGCCGTATGCCCTGGCGTGGGCAAAACCAAACCGGGAAAGCCAAAGGGCTCCAGGGACAGGGGTCCCGATATGATAATGTCAGGATCAACGGGAGGGTATCGAAAAAAAGGTCTTAGAAATCCCCCGATCTTCGAAGCTAGCCTGCCAATCTTTGTCACACCCGGCGGAACTACCATCTCCCCGGAACGAACCAGAGGAGCCTCAGACTCATGAACACACAGAGCAGATCCGGTAAGTTCCATAACTTCTTTAAGTCCTCCCGCATGATCTAAATGACTGTGGGTCAGCACAATAAGTTCAATGGATTCAGGTGCAATGCTATATTTACGGAGATACCTTAA is from Thermodesulforhabdaceae bacterium and encodes:
- a CDS encoding ABC transporter permease subunit, with the translated sequence MKIPVTIPFESFRIRFIDVVVFLFFCGILGLVVYIASEWSYPVERSLQINLDPGNIPSYAVQSLVRMILAYSLSLVFSIWYGYTASRSKMHERLMIPMLDILQSIPVLSFLPAVVLAMINLFPGQRIGIEIASIVLIFTGQVWNMTFSYYHSINTIPREFREVTVVFGFNRFSKFLRVDLPASAIGLIWNSMMSVSGGWFFLMACEMFVLEDRDFRLPGIGSYIQMAASQGNIQCVLYGLGAMIAMIVVLDVLIWRPLIVWSQRFRMDTIPPEEERESVVLDFINTSVVLRKIGGWLSDGIDWIEKSSYRLPSPRFGKIFQWIGKLTGILELLAIGLILIWAITKVKDLVSSVNFKDAIMIAEAACYSFARTSTAILIALLWTLPAGVYIGMNPRAANVLQGIVQIAASVPATALFPVIILFLIKLGGGLDIGAIFLMLLGTQWYLLFNIIAGASAIPKDLIEIARAYNVTGWKKWRVLILPSIFPYLVTGLITASGGAWNATIVSEYVSFGGDIMKTKGLGALISQSSASGDFGLLFVSTCVMAAIVVGINRLVWKRLFYIAKTKYVLE
- a CDS encoding rhodanese-like domain-containing protein, which translates into the protein MTGSKAGTAIETMFIDELEDYRANRKEKDYELIDVREPEEYLAGHIPGARLMPLSRFEELLGSLESDKDLLLYCGSGKRSMIAALMIAESDLKPARTINLQGGYSAWDGKELTGFPKINLFADKTSLHEILQEAINLEKGAFRFYTLSAAQESAWADTAKKLINWERHHAQTVYHILESLSPKKPLLPPFEELFETLPGNILEGGEPLEEAINKLKALPISSCYAFAELALDIEYHAYDLYKNASTLAKDARTSEILKELADQEKSHILFIAKVFASCRT
- a CDS encoding MCP four helix bundle domain-containing protein; the protein is MFKRMKLGAKIGTGFGFLIVISLIVGAVSVFNMHYVRDGVDKLSREYTPEAILASELERRVYRTMYNIRGYGFTGDKKFYEEGMTAMAQVKETIAKLEDLASRSVHSVRLKESLEEIKKKLSEYEGLVERTKKLITQQQEAATRMRSTAGVYMENVYRVLNDQNSSMEREINEGASQEALKERLKKITLVNNLIDQGNFARIANLMSRANRDSKIMEEGIKKVFPEIEKNYNELRLLLRVEADKEALEKVWQSARTYKEKM
- a CDS encoding multidrug efflux SMR transporter; its protein translation is MKAWIFLIVAIIFEVAGTTSMKLSEGFSRLVPSIMLFVFYAASFVGVTLALKEIDVSVAYAIWSGLGTALITLIGIFFFREAVTVLKIVSIILIIIGIVGLNLAGARE
- the zupT gene encoding zinc transporter ZupT; its protein translation is MNNAWIAFGLTAFAGMATSIGSIIAFTSKKPNYRFLSIATGFSAGAMIYVSFVEILFKSAKYLSERYGDYTGNWINVASFFGGILLIGLIDNFVPSAENPHETHSEAETQLSQNKSISVVDLESSKATPVLHCGSQDHGVNHHKFMRIGFFVALAIGIHNFPEGFATFLAALESPSLGVPIAIAIALHNIPEGISVSVPILHATRSRMKALIYSALSGMSEPIGAVIGYLAIRFYFGSETVVIPSEIMGILFGGVAGIMVYISLDELIPISKAYGKGHDSIYGIVAGMLVMALSLSLMK
- a CDS encoding MBL fold metallo-hydrolase; the encoded protein is MTGRIRCFRLHLIMGNAYLLVMGSRSLLVDAGPRGSRKLLLRYLRKYSIAPESIELIVLTHSHLDHAGGLKEVMELTGSALCVHESEAPLVRSGEMVVPPGVTKIGRLASKIGGFLRPFFRYPPVDPDIIISGPLSLEPFGFPGLVLPTPGHTAGSLSVILENGMCFIGDSAANLPAFLGGSLFPPFAEDKEALLLSWRLLLDTGAKHLYPGHGDPFPASFLEKFL
- a CDS encoding methyl-accepting chemotaxis protein; protein product: MHTARTETGTKVLELARDLMKTAGDHTLNIARESSSLLNKASTVTIIGLGVAFVAGVLFAYFITRSITNPINRAVDILSSVSNQVATVSAQVSEASQSLAEGASEQASAIEETSSSLEEMASMVKQNADNAVQAKNCMAEAREIVSKVNRHMNDMAEAIEDIRKSSEATEKIIKTIDEIAFQTNLLALNAAVEAARAGEAGAGFAVVAEEVRKLAMRAAEAAKSTAELIEKIIRSVKAGSEITEATKEAFKENVEIAEKVGLLVDEIATASSEQAQGIEQINKAVSEMDKVVQQNVANAEESAAAAEEMNAQAGEMKTIVQELVALIRGSLNVTGLGTSFERERAKLPSKASEKGQIKVLKPKMKVLESSHDHTKALAKQEVKPHQIIPLDEQDFKDF
- a CDS encoding acetoacetate--CoA ligase: MKKPLWVPSEEKIAQANITAYMKFLSQKYAKQSFKTYKELYEWSVNNIPDFWASVWEFCGIVFSKPYDEVVDDPFKMPGAKWFSGARLNFAENLLRYRDDQTAIVFVGETQQRKTITYRELYKLVGKISRALRNMGVKPGDRVVAYMPNMIETVAFMLGATSVGAIWSSCASDMGPEAVYDRFGQVEPKVLLTVDGYFYKGKQFDTFSNALKLASKMPSLEKVVVVSYAGNQIDLSQMPKAVRFEEFIGAEDVDPVFEQLPFDHPVYIMFSSGTTGKPKCMVQSAGGVLINHLKELIIHSDLKREDKIFYITTCSWMMWNWLVSSLAVGSTMVLYDGNPLYPDAYAMWQMAEREKITIFGLSASYVNALRKEGISPGKKCDLSALKQISQTGSPLSADGFEYVYSDIKKDLHFNSISGGTDINGCFAIGSPIQHVYAGELQGPALGMRVKAYDENGNHIWDREGELVCEAAAPSMPLYFWNDPDGSKYRGAYFEFFPGKNVWRHGDYVIFHSDTGGITFLGRSDSVLKPSGVRIGTAEIYNQVENIPEVADSLAIGQNWQGDQRIILFVKMKEGYKLTDEVKEKIKTVLRKNASPRHVPAKIIEVPDIPYTRNMKKVESAVTNLIHGRPVTNVEALVNPECLEFFKNLPELES